Proteins co-encoded in one Candidatus Thermoplasmatota archaeon genomic window:
- the lonB gene encoding ATP-dependent protease LonB, with the protein MGTLEEWFNTLEFKTTKEMKVPEKLVDQVIGQEEAVEVIKKAAEQKRHVMLVGEPGTGKSMLARAMSELLPKEELQDILAYPNTEDPHEPKIKVLPCGKGKSIVAAERVEALRRKAQKDSMLLSIGFFVILLAVLWAFYTKDYMIVIVSIVAVLFLILVMRLPSRRASRELIPKILVSHTEKDNPPFIDSTGAHAGALLGDVRHDPYQSGGLETPPHERVEVGAIHKANKGVLFIDEINTIRQEDQQNLLTALQEKQFPISGQSERSAGALVKTQPVPCDFVLVIAGNLDAVQSIHPALRSRIRGYGYEIYMKSLMEDNDDNRKKLIRFIAQEVVKDGKIPHFDKSAALEIVREAQRRAGCKGKLSLRLRELGGLIRAAGDIAVERFIKALPEDARTGAIKRAKEEILVTAEDVLDAKKLARSLEQQVADRLIDKRKEYRSFRTEGTEIGAVNGLAVIGADTGISEYSGIVLPIVAEVAPAHSRAEGKIIATGKLGEIAKEAVQNVSAIIKKYTGKDISHYDIHIQFIGTYEGVEGDSASISVATAVISALENVEVDQTVGMTGSLSLRGEVLPVGGITAKIEAAAENGLKKIIIPKANLRDVLIEERYKNKIEVIGVETIKEVLDCALIGVKKSSLLEKLSLIVPRRFGATVPAP; encoded by the coding sequence ATGGGAACACTGGAAGAGTGGTTTAATACCCTAGAATTTAAAACTACAAAAGAGATGAAAGTACCTGAGAAACTAGTAGATCAAGTAATAGGTCAAGAGGAAGCGGTAGAGGTAATAAAGAAGGCAGCGGAGCAAAAACGTCATGTAATGCTTGTTGGCGAGCCAGGTACTGGTAAGAGCATGCTTGCAAGAGCTATGTCCGAGCTTTTACCAAAAGAAGAGCTTCAAGATATCCTTGCGTACCCAAACACTGAGGACCCTCATGAGCCTAAAATAAAAGTACTGCCTTGCGGAAAAGGTAAAAGTATTGTAGCTGCTGAGAGAGTTGAAGCGCTAAGAAGAAAAGCTCAAAAAGATTCTATGCTCCTTTCAATAGGTTTTTTTGTTATCCTGCTTGCAGTTTTATGGGCTTTCTATACTAAAGATTACATGATAGTTATAGTGAGTATTGTTGCAGTTTTATTCTTAATTCTTGTAATGAGATTGCCAAGTAGAAGAGCGAGTAGAGAGTTAATACCTAAAATTCTAGTCTCTCATACTGAGAAAGACAATCCTCCTTTTATAGACTCCACAGGCGCTCATGCAGGCGCTTTGCTCGGGGACGTTAGGCATGATCCTTACCAATCAGGCGGCTTAGAAACACCTCCTCATGAAAGGGTGGAGGTAGGCGCTATTCACAAAGCCAACAAAGGAGTACTGTTTATAGATGAAATCAACACTATTAGGCAGGAAGACCAGCAGAACTTGCTTACTGCATTACAAGAAAAACAATTTCCTATAAGTGGCCAAAGTGAGCGCAGTGCCGGAGCTTTAGTTAAAACTCAGCCGGTACCTTGCGATTTCGTACTTGTTATTGCAGGTAATTTAGATGCAGTGCAAAGCATACATCCTGCTTTGCGCTCCAGAATAAGAGGATATGGCTATGAAATATATATGAAAAGTTTAATGGAAGATAATGATGATAACAGAAAAAAGCTTATAAGGTTTATCGCCCAAGAGGTAGTAAAAGACGGTAAGATACCGCATTTTGATAAAAGTGCTGCTCTAGAAATAGTTAGAGAGGCGCAAAGGAGAGCTGGCTGCAAAGGAAAATTATCGCTCAGACTGCGCGAATTAGGGGGCTTGATAAGAGCCGCTGGCGATATCGCTGTGGAGCGCTTTATAAAGGCACTGCCTGAAGATGCTAGAACTGGAGCTATAAAGAGGGCTAAAGAGGAAATCTTAGTTACTGCTGAAGACGTGCTAGATGCAAAGAAGTTAGCGCGCTCATTAGAGCAGCAGGTTGCAGATAGACTTATAGATAAAAGAAAAGAGTATAGAAGCTTTAGAACCGAAGGCACGGAAATAGGAGCTGTTAACGGTCTAGCCGTCATAGGTGCCGATACAGGTATAAGCGAATACTCTGGCATTGTACTACCTATTGTTGCAGAGGTTGCTCCTGCACATTCAAGAGCTGAGGGAAAAATTATTGCAACTGGCAAGCTCGGCGAAATCGCAAAAGAAGCTGTGCAAAACGTTTCTGCAATTATTAAAAAATATACAGGTAAAGATATAAGCCATTATGATATCCATATTCAGTTCATAGGTACTTACGAGGGAGTTGAAGGTGATAGCGCAAGCATTAGCGTTGCAACCGCAGTTATTTCTGCACTTGAAAATGTAGAAGTAGACCAAACCGTTGGTATGACTGGCTCGCTATCACTGAGGGGCGAAGTTTTACCTGTTGGAGGCATTACTGCCAAGATTGAAGCTGCTGCAGAAAATGGCTTGAAAAAGATAATAATTCCAAAAGCAAACTTAAGAGATGTACTTATAGAAGAGAGATACAAGAACAAAATTGAAGTTATAGGGGTAGAGACTATAAAAGAAGTTCTTGATTGCGCTTTGATAGGTGTTAAAAAATCTTCTCTGCTTGAGAAACTTTCTTTGATAGTGCCTAGAAGGTTTGGAGCTACCGTGCCAGCACCATAG
- a CDS encoding CTP-dependent riboflavin kinase, giving the protein MRLQLLLRGIVCSGTGEGKYYMGLKHYLKEFEDKLGLAPYPGTLNLRLSSNEVGILEILKKAKAIVVKGFKEGEKYFGAVRCFKANMKGLNCWLIIPEKTRHKNIVEIISGECLREKFKLKDGDEVDVEVC; this is encoded by the coding sequence GTGCGCTTGCAATTATTATTACGAGGAATTGTATGCTCAGGCACAGGAGAAGGCAAATATTATATGGGGCTCAAGCATTATCTTAAAGAATTTGAGGATAAGCTCGGCTTAGCTCCTTATCCTGGAACTCTCAATTTAAGGTTAAGCTCTAACGAAGTAGGTATTTTAGAAATTTTGAAAAAAGCAAAAGCTATAGTTGTAAAAGGATTTAAAGAAGGTGAAAAATATTTTGGGGCTGTGAGATGCTTTAAGGCTAATATGAAGGGCTTAAATTGCTGGTTAATAATCCCTGAAAAAACGCGTCACAAAAACATAGTTGAAATTATTTCAGGTGAATGTCTAAGGGAGAAATTTAAACTGAAAGATGGCGATGAAGTTGATGTAGAGGTTTGTTAA
- the radA gene encoding DNA repair and recombination protein RadA, whose product MSGKNGNEEESIEDLPGVGSATAEKLRDAGYSDLLALAVASPTEVAEAAEIGEATALKIIAAARKRAKVGGFETADVIYGRRKELVKLTSASKALDELLGGGFETQAITELFGEFGSGKTQLAHQLAVNVQLSREQGGLEAEAVIIDTENTFRPERIVQMAKALNLEPQNVLSKIHVARAFNSNHQMLLVENAKEKAKEIPIGLLVVDSLTAHFRAEYLGRGALASRQQKLNRYMHDLQRFADLNNAVVIVTNQVLANPGLMFGDPTRPIGGHIVAHTSTFRIYLRKSKAPKRIARLVDSPHLPESEVVFSINEEGIRD is encoded by the coding sequence ATGAGCGGTAAAAATGGAAATGAAGAAGAGTCTATTGAAGACTTGCCTGGCGTCGGTAGCGCAACTGCAGAAAAGCTTAGAGATGCTGGATACAGCGATTTGCTAGCACTTGCAGTAGCCTCCCCGACAGAGGTTGCAGAGGCTGCTGAAATAGGCGAAGCCACAGCTTTAAAAATAATTGCAGCGGCACGCAAAAGAGCTAAAGTTGGTGGCTTTGAGACGGCAGATGTAATTTACGGTAGACGTAAGGAATTAGTCAAACTCACATCAGCTTCTAAAGCTTTGGACGAGCTTTTAGGCGGAGGCTTTGAAACACAGGCTATAACAGAGCTTTTCGGTGAGTTTGGAAGCGGTAAAACTCAGCTGGCTCATCAACTTGCCGTTAATGTGCAATTATCCAGAGAACAAGGCGGCTTGGAGGCAGAGGCTGTAATTATAGATACTGAGAACACATTCAGGCCTGAGCGCATAGTGCAAATGGCAAAAGCTCTTAATTTAGAGCCTCAGAATGTACTGTCTAAAATACATGTAGCAAGAGCTTTTAATTCAAATCACCAGATGCTTTTAGTGGAGAATGCAAAAGAGAAAGCCAAAGAAATACCTATAGGATTACTTGTAGTCGACTCTTTAACAGCTCATTTCAGAGCTGAGTATTTGGGTAGAGGAGCGCTGGCTAGTAGACAGCAGAAGCTCAATAGATATATGCACGATTTGCAAAGATTTGCAGATTTAAATAACGCAGTAGTTATAGTTACAAATCAGGTTTTAGCAAATCCAGGCTTAATGTTTGGCGACCCTACAAGACCTATAGGAGGGCATATAGTGGCGCACACGTCTACTTTTAGAATATACTTACGTAAGAGCAAAGCGCCTAAAAGAATTGCTAGACTTGTAGATTCTCCACACTTACCTGAGAGTGAAGTTGTGTTCAGTATAAACGAAGAAGGAATAAGAGACTGA